ACACGAGTAAGTACGAAATCGTTGTTTGAAAAGTaaaggaggaaaacaaagagTATTTCCTCTGCAAGTGCAGTGTCTCTTCCCTCGCAGGTTCACAGCCCCTGCACGTGGCTGCCGGGAAAGGCCATAGAGAGATAGTGGAGGCGCTCCTCGCAGGGGGCGCTGACCCCAACGCCCAGGATCGAAAAGGTAAGGTGCAGGGAAGCCGAggacagctgtttttttttttttttttcatcatccttattttcttgaataagttattgttgttgcatttattggtatcataattatgatgattaatttaAAGAATACACGATTAATAAtttatattttaatcattattttctttactctttacttTCATTACTTTCTGTGTCCTATTTTCTTGCTctgcttcctttccctcacttatatattcccttcccctctctctcctcttcctcccttcccctctctctcctcttcctcccttcccctctctctccttttttttttttgtgtgtgtgtgtgtgtgtgtgtgcgcgtgtgtgcataaaaatagataaataaatgaatatgtacacatacacatgcatatctcaTTCTGAATGGCtcgtacacatttacatacaaacatgcataagtgtacatatattctATACTTTCTCCTTTGTCCATGAATGAGTACGTATGAATTTGTGatttgaaaaggaggaaaatagaaaaaaaaaaaaaatcctcctctcAATCTGGTTGCCGACACAAGTGCAGTGCAACCAAGGAATCAACCCAAGTGTCTCTTCCCTCGCAGGTATCGGGCCCTTGGTCATGGCTGCCAAGGAAGGCCAtagagaggtggtggagatgcTCCTCGCGGGGGGCGCTGACCCCAACGCCCGGGTTGGTTTTGGGTTTTTTAGTAAAGGTAAGGTGGAGGGAAGCCGAGGACGGCATTccatgctgttgtttttatttttattgttattactttcattaacaAAAGTATTGTTatgtttgttaatattattatgatcattattcgattatcatttattattattattgattatcatttgtaggttttatgattattaactaaaaattatcatagttattatcttaataactattattattattattatcatttccattatttttcctgccactttcattatcatgaatatcaccaTTCTAGTAATAATCATTCATTCAGATTTTGATATCCTTTGCATTGATGCTTTCATATATCTAAAGCTGCCTTgactatctttattttcatttctaatattaaatccttttttctattctgaAATATTGTTGGTTCAATTGTATTCAAATGTAATCtctaatgattttatttttttcttattactttcattgttattagaatttgAATGATTCTTATTCATTTgagtttgctattattattgttttgttttcattgttaattGTATCAGCATCAtacttcattcttattattgatttcattaccatttttattttcattatcctcctcttctacttcttttcttcccttttctctcctattccactctttgttattttcttactttttctctcctatATATTCCCtcacctgtctctcctcttcctcccttcctctttacatcccctttcactcttctcttcctcttttccttacgctcttttcctcattttcttttttttcttgattttctctctttgtcctcttcttcctctcctttctggttttgattcctcttcttccctttatttcttctcttctccttctctcctgtctcgcttcttccttccctctctggttctctttcctctcttccctattcctctct
This genomic window from Penaeus vannamei isolate JL-2024 unplaced genomic scaffold, ASM4276789v1 unanchor4949, whole genome shotgun sequence contains:
- the LOC113818141 gene encoding myotrophin (The sequence of the model RefSeq protein was modified relative to this genomic sequence to represent the inferred CDS: added 118 bases not found in genome assembly) codes for the protein MAASNQNNCPLALVRAGDAEGLRAALAALSDKACARFWRSSQPLHVAAGKGHREIVEALLAGGADPNAQDRKGIGPLVMAAKEGHREVVEMLLAGGADPNARVGFGFFSKDSRALHVAAKKGHKEVVEALLAGDADPNA